Proteins encoded together in one Dermacentor variabilis isolate Ectoservices chromosome 2, ASM5094787v1, whole genome shotgun sequence window:
- the LOC142571171 gene encoding membrane metallo-endopeptidase-like 1, whose translation MAAMMTDVLEKFLAVKERKRPTPAHFRLRDIASYTPNITVATWKAALEENVNIPPEFTGADLFGVSDDAVLTAVNDLFVKYSNGEILRHLGWFFVQVFAPVGNISVLGAGLEKGARSRRSVFCVTEVETLYGALISSLYVDALLPHEARSDVGAVLENVRRAAVKKLGEISWGDDASTLTAQVKIDQTKVRLWPPKWMLTSWGLNEMYAAFMSRGDTFASFWLDGFRNIRELKLKMRYYEALNLPTNSLLPLFDYDRLLNTVAISVAALAPPLYYSHGTAAMIYSGLGFAFSEQLVRAFDSAGIKIDPNGAVGGPWASTLWTDAVAQKARCVRHQHPGTSDDEDLFPEVPALEVAHGALLSALAAERFVRTTADLSEEQAFFIAVCHGMCHPARQVTGVVAGSDCNKAMRNFPAFAAAFRCSEGSPMNPALKCSFFQ comes from the exons ATGGCCGCCATGATGACGGATGTTCTCGAGAAGTTCCTCGCCGTGAAGGAGCGGAAGAGGCCCACGCCGGCCCACTTCCGCCTACGAGATATCGCTTCGTACACACCGAACATCACTGTCGCCACATGGAAAGCGGCGCTGGAAGAAAATGTGAACATTCCGCCCGAGTTTACCGGCGCCGATCTGTTCGGCGTTAGCGACGACGCCGTGCTCACTGCGGTGAATGACTTATTCGTAAAGTACAGCAATGGTGAAATATTGCGTCACCTTGGGTGGTTCTTCGTGCAGGTGTTCGCGCCCGTGGGGAACATCTCTGTGCTCGGCGCGGGCTTGGAAAAGGGCGCGCGCTCTCGACGAAGTGTGTTTTGTGTCACCGAAGTAGAAACACTGTACGGGGCGTTGATAAGCTCTCTCTATGTAGACGCCCTGCTTCCGCACGAAGCGCGCAGTGACGTCGGTGCGGTGCTGGAAAACGTGAGGAGGGCTGCCGTGAAGAAATTGGGCGAGATTTCGTGGGGCGACGATGCGTCTACGCTCACCGCCCAGGTGAAAATCGATCAGACGAAAGTCCGCCTGTGGCCACCTAAGTGGATGCTCACATCGTGGGGCCTGAACGAGATGTACGCGGCTTTCATGTCGCGAGGCGACACGTTCGCTAGCTTCTGGCTTGATGGATTCCGCAATATTCGTGAGCTGAAATTGAAAATGAGGTACTACGAGGCGCTCAATTTGCCTACCAACTCGCTGCTACCTCTGTTTGACTACGACCGCCTGCTGAACACTGTCGCGATTTCCGTAGCGGCACTGGCCCCTCCATTATACTACAGCCACGGCACTGCTGCGATGATCTACAGTGGCCTTGGGTTCGCGTTCTCGGAGCAGCTCGTCAGGGCATTCGACAGCGCGGGAATAAAG ATCGACCCGAACGGTGCCGTGGGGGGCCCCTGGGCGTCGACCCTCTGGACGGATGCCGTCGCCCAGAAGGCGCGGTGCGTGCGCCACCAGCATCCCGGAACCTCCGACGACGAAGACCTGTTCCCAGAGGTCCCCGCCCTGGAGGTCGCGCACGGTGCCCTGCTCTCCGCGCTCGCCGCGGAACGGTTCGTGCGAACGACGGCGGACTTGAGCGAGGAGCAGGCGTTCTTTATCGCCGTCTGCCACGGAATGTGCCATCCTGCGCGTCAAGTCACCGGCGTGGTCGCCGGTTCCGATTGCAACAAAGCGATGCGCAACTTTCCTGCCTTCGCTGCCGCCTTCAGATGCAGCGAGGGTTCGCCGATGAACCCCGCcctaaagtgctcgttctttcaataa